A section of the Neorhizobium galegae bv. orientalis str. HAMBI 540 genome encodes:
- the hemH gene encoding ferrochelatase: MTSHSAHMPSDHPKVSFGKVGVLLVNLGTPDGTDYWSMRRYLAEFLSDKRVIEWSRLYWYPILYGIVLNKRPQKVGKAYEAIWNKDLNESYLRTYTRSQGELMAERLKDLPNVVVDWAMRYGKPSIAERIDALKEKGCEKIVLFPLYPQYAASTTATVNDKAFEHLMKLRWQPALRTVPPYHDEPAYIEALADSVRAKYAALDWEPEMLIASFHGIPQSYFKAGDPYYCHCQKTARLLKEALGLTEKNFMITFQSRFGPEEWLQPYTDKTVEKLAQAGIRRIAVMNPGFVSDCLETLEEIAEEAGEIFLHNGGEKFAHVPCLNDSPGGMTVLEKVVRRELQGWV; the protein is encoded by the coding sequence ATGACCTCCCATTCCGCCCACATGCCCTCCGATCATCCGAAGGTGAGTTTCGGCAAAGTCGGCGTATTGCTCGTCAATCTCGGCACCCCAGACGGCACGGACTACTGGTCGATGCGGCGCTATCTCGCCGAGTTTCTGTCCGACAAGCGGGTGATCGAGTGGTCGCGGCTCTACTGGTACCCGATCCTCTACGGCATCGTGCTCAATAAGCGGCCGCAGAAGGTCGGCAAGGCCTATGAGGCGATCTGGAACAAGGATTTGAACGAGAGTTACCTGCGCACCTATACCCGCAGCCAGGGCGAATTGATGGCCGAACGCTTGAAGGATCTCCCGAACGTCGTGGTCGACTGGGCGATGCGCTACGGAAAACCCTCGATCGCCGAGCGCATCGATGCGCTGAAGGAAAAGGGCTGCGAAAAGATCGTCCTCTTCCCGCTCTATCCGCAATATGCGGCCTCCACCACCGCAACCGTCAACGACAAGGCCTTCGAGCACCTGATGAAGCTGCGCTGGCAGCCGGCGTTACGCACCGTGCCGCCCTATCACGACGAACCGGCCTATATCGAGGCGCTGGCGGATTCCGTGAGGGCGAAATACGCCGCTCTCGACTGGGAGCCGGAAATGCTGATCGCCTCCTTCCACGGCATCCCGCAATCCTATTTCAAGGCGGGCGATCCCTATTACTGCCATTGCCAAAAGACGGCCCGGCTCCTGAAAGAGGCCCTCGGTCTCACCGAAAAAAATTTCATGATCACCTTCCAGTCCCGTTTCGGCCCCGAGGAATGGCTGCAGCCCTATACCGACAAGACGGTCGAAAAGCTCGCCCAGGCCGGCATCAGGCGCATCGCTGTCATGAACCCCGGCTTCGTCTCCGACTGTCTCGAAACGCTCGAAGAAATCGCCGAGGAAGCGGGCGAGATCTTCCTGCACAATGGCGGGGAAAAGTTCGCGCATGTCCCCTGTCTGAACGACAGCCCCGGCGGCATGACCGTGCTGGAAAAGGTCGTCCGCCGGGAACTTCAGGGCTGGGTGTAA
- a CDS encoding MBL fold metallo-hydrolase: MKLQLIRNATLKLSYAGRSILIDPYFAPRYSLPSYTGKSANPLTDLPLSVEEVLQGVELVIVSHLHTDHFDSVAKQRVPKHLPLICQPGDEATIAAEGFTDVEPLEGELVWQGITITRCEGSHGLGPVREKMGSVMGLTLAAPGEPLIYWAGDTVLYPPVLETVERVVPDVIISHSCGALWDGDLIVMDAVETIELCRSAPEATVVAVHMEALDHATVSRAYLREAADAAGIGPSRLLIPADGDVIDLPAR, from the coding sequence ATGAAGCTTCAGTTGATCCGCAATGCGACGCTCAAGCTTTCCTATGCGGGCCGCAGCATCCTGATTGATCCTTATTTCGCACCTCGTTACAGCCTGCCGTCCTATACCGGCAAGTCCGCCAATCCGTTGACGGACCTGCCGCTTTCGGTGGAGGAGGTCTTGCAAGGTGTCGAACTGGTGATCGTCTCCCACCTCCATACGGACCATTTCGATTCGGTGGCCAAACAACGTGTCCCGAAACACCTGCCGCTGATCTGTCAGCCGGGCGATGAGGCGACAATCGCTGCAGAAGGTTTTACCGATGTGGAGCCGCTCGAGGGGGAGCTCGTCTGGCAGGGCATCACGATCACGCGCTGTGAGGGCAGCCACGGTCTTGGTCCGGTCCGGGAAAAGATGGGGTCGGTGATGGGACTGACGCTTGCTGCGCCCGGTGAGCCGCTAATTTATTGGGCGGGCGATACGGTCCTTTATCCGCCGGTACTGGAGACGGTAGAGCGCGTCGTGCCCGATGTCATCATCAGCCATTCCTGCGGCGCCCTCTGGGATGGCGACCTCATCGTCATGGATGCGGTGGAAACGATCGAACTCTGCCGGTCCGCGCCTGAGGCCACGGTTGTCGCGGTGCATATGGAGGCGCTCGATCATGCCACCGTTTCGCGTGCATATCTGCGCGAGGCGGCTGACGCGGCCGGAATCGGTCCGTCGCGCCTGCTGATTCCGGCAGACGGCGACGTGATCGACCTGCCTGCCCGCTGA
- the queC gene encoding 7-cyano-7-deazaguanine synthase QueC: MKTIVVCSGGLDSVSLAHRIAAEQELLGLISFDYGQRHRKELDFAAACAARLGVFHEIIDMRGIGSRLTGSALTDDLDVPDGHYAEETMRVTVVPNRNAIMLSVAFGVAAARGADAVAIAVHGGDHFIYPDCRPGFIDAFQAMQDHALDGYASVRLLAPYVHGSKADIVTDGARHGTPVAETWSCYKGGALHCGRCGTCVERREAFHLAGIEDPTEYEDPDFWKAATEGFTAEETR, encoded by the coding sequence ATGAAAACCATCGTCGTCTGCTCCGGCGGACTGGATTCTGTCTCGCTCGCTCATAGGATTGCCGCAGAGCAGGAGCTGCTGGGGCTGATTTCCTTCGACTACGGCCAGCGGCACCGCAAGGAACTCGATTTCGCCGCGGCCTGCGCCGCGCGGCTCGGCGTCTTCCACGAGATCATCGACATGCGCGGGATCGGCAGCCGGCTGACCGGTTCGGCCTTGACCGATGATCTCGATGTGCCGGACGGGCATTATGCGGAGGAGACGATGCGCGTCACCGTGGTGCCGAACCGCAATGCGATCATGCTCTCGGTCGCCTTCGGGGTGGCGGCGGCGCGCGGAGCCGATGCGGTGGCGATCGCCGTGCATGGCGGCGACCATTTCATCTATCCCGACTGCCGGCCCGGTTTCATCGATGCGTTCCAGGCGATGCAGGATCATGCCCTGGACGGTTACGCGTCGGTCCGGCTGCTTGCGCCTTACGTCCATGGATCGAAGGCGGATATCGTCACCGATGGCGCCCGGCATGGAACGCCGGTCGCCGAAACCTGGTCCTGCTACAAGGGCGGAGCCCTGCATTGCGGCCGCTGCGGCACCTGTGTCGAGCGGCGCGAAGCTTTCCACCTCGCAGGCATCGAAGACCCGACGGAATACGAGGATCCGGACTTCTGGAAGGCCGCCACGGAAGGGTTCACGGCCGAGGAGACGCGTTGA